A region from the Nostoc sp. HK-01 genome encodes:
- a CDS encoding amino acid adenylation domain protein translates to MSLPILTPSEIQQLLAAQNNTQTDYPSVCIHQLFEAQVEQTPDAVAVVFENEQLTYQELNQRANQLAHYLRNLGVNAEVLVGICVARSLEMIVGLLGILKAGGAYIPLDPAYPQERLGYMLIDAQLSVLITQKSLLENLPPHQAQVVCLDEEWEKIAQQKTSNLTHELTPENLAYIIYTSGSTGKPKGVQIAHSAVVNFLTAMRQKPGLTPQDILLSVTTLSFDIAGLEIFLPLIVGAQTVIISRQIASDGIQLSEQLTATGATVMQATPATWRMLLAAGWHGNKQLKILCGGEALDYTLAQQLQQRGKEVWNLYGPTETTIWSAAFLVKDSVAIAHPITNTQFYILDAYNQLVPIGVTGELHIGGAGLARGYLHQPELTAQKFISNPFNLDSAARLYKTGDLVRYRANGTIEFLGRIDNQVKLRGFRIELGEIEAALNQHPDVQASVVVVREDEPGNQRLIAYVVPQPDETLIITELRQFLAEKLPNYMLPAAFVTLAKLPLTPNGKIDRRALPAPETTRTNLAAVFVAPRNTIEAAIAEIWQQVLGVAQVGINDNFFELGGHSLLATQVISRLRKILGIDLPLRALFASPTVAELATTIQQTTAKLGLNTVVIPRITREANLPLSFAQTRLWLLEQLYPGNSTYNISAAVKLSGDLNITALEQSLNEIIARHEVLRTTFSLVDGQVYQAIAPTLNVQLPVIDLCHVPVAERAAEVERLAIIESHRTFDLTQLPLLRCTLLHLDENEHIALLTIHHIVADGWSMGVLIKELATLYTAFCTGETSSLPELQIQYADFAIWQREWFQGEVLQTQLDYWQQQLQNLPILELPTDFPRPSQRTFRGAKQTLIFNQHLSQAIKQLSSENEVTLFMTVLAGFQSLLHCYTNQNDIVVGTDVANRNQTEIEGLIGFFVNQLVLRTDMTGNPSFRELLDRVRDRTLSAYTHQDLPFDKLVEVLNPERDFSRSPLFQVKCILQNAPMPVLELPGLRLNLLDIDKEIAEFDLLLILTDTEQGLVADLKYSTDLFKATTASQILQNLEILMSRIVSQPDVKLLELKTMLIEANKQQRVVQEQEYQQSLQQNLINIKRRSK, encoded by the coding sequence GTGAGTTTGCCCATCCTCACACCATCAGAAATTCAGCAATTGTTAGCCGCACAAAATAATACTCAAACTGATTATCCATCTGTTTGTATTCATCAACTATTTGAAGCACAGGTAGAACAAACTCCTGATGCGGTAGCAGTAGTATTTGAGAATGAGCAGTTAACATATCAGGAACTTAATCAAAGAGCCAATCAATTAGCCCATTATTTACGAAACTTGGGAGTAAATGCAGAAGTATTGGTAGGGATTTGTGTAGCACGTTCTTTAGAAATGATTGTTGGGTTGTTGGGGATACTCAAAGCTGGCGGCGCATACATACCTTTAGACCCAGCCTATCCCCAAGAACGCTTAGGCTATATGTTGATAGATGCCCAACTATCAGTGTTAATTACTCAAAAGTCATTATTAGAAAATTTACCACCTCACCAAGCTCAGGTAGTTTGTTTAGATGAGGAATGGGAAAAAATTGCTCAACAAAAGACTAGCAATCTAACTCACGAACTTACTCCTGAAAACTTAGCATATATAATTTATACTTCCGGTTCGACTGGTAAACCAAAAGGTGTGCAAATTGCTCATAGTGCTGTTGTCAATTTCTTAACTGCAATGCGGCAAAAGCCTGGATTAACGCCACAAGATATTTTACTATCTGTCACCACGTTATCTTTTGATATTGCTGGTTTAGAAATATTTCTGCCCTTAATTGTTGGCGCTCAAACAGTTATTATTAGTCGTCAAATAGCCTCTGATGGAATTCAATTATCAGAACAATTAACGGCTACTGGTGCGACAGTGATGCAAGCTACTCCAGCCACTTGGCGGATGTTGCTGGCTGCTGGATGGCATGGAAACAAGCAATTGAAAATTTTGTGTGGTGGTGAAGCTCTTGATTACACCCTCGCCCAACAATTACAACAACGAGGTAAAGAAGTCTGGAATTTGTATGGCCCTACAGAAACTACGATTTGGTCTGCTGCATTTCTAGTAAAAGATAGTGTGGCGATCGCACATCCAATCACTAACACCCAATTTTATATCCTAGACGCATACAATCAATTAGTACCTATTGGTGTAACTGGGGAATTACATATTGGTGGAGCAGGTTTAGCTCGTGGTTATTTACATCAGCCAGAACTGACAGCCCAAAAGTTTATATCCAATCCGTTTAACCTAGATTCTGCTGCTAGGTTATACAAAACTGGAGACTTGGTGCGTTATCGAGCAAACGGCACAATTGAATTTTTAGGACGAATTGACAATCAAGTTAAATTGCGTGGCTTCCGCATTGAATTAGGCGAAATTGAAGCAGCTTTAAATCAACATCCAGATGTGCAAGCTAGTGTAGTTGTAGTTCGAGAAGATGAACCAGGTAATCAGCGATTAATTGCTTATGTAGTTCCTCAGCCAGATGAGACATTGATAATAACAGAACTTCGCCAATTCTTAGCAGAGAAATTACCTAATTATATGCTGCCTGCTGCTTTTGTAACTTTGGCAAAATTACCCCTCACACCTAATGGTAAAATAGACCGCAGAGCCTTACCTGCTCCGGAAACTACTAGAACTAATTTAGCAGCAGTTTTTGTGGCACCACGCAATACAATTGAAGCCGCGATCGCCGAAATTTGGCAGCAAGTTCTGGGTGTTGCACAAGTAGGTATTAACGACAATTTCTTTGAGTTAGGCGGACATTCATTATTAGCGACTCAAGTCATTTCTCGCCTACGAAAAATATTAGGAATAGATTTACCTCTACGTGCTTTATTTGCATCGCCAACGGTGGCTGAACTCGCCACAACGATTCAACAAACAACAGCAAAATTAGGACTGAATACTGTTGTTATTCCACGGATAACGAGAGAAGCAAATTTACCTTTGTCTTTTGCCCAAACTAGATTATGGTTATTAGAACAATTATATCCAGGTAATAGCACATACAATATTTCTGCTGCGGTAAAGCTGTCTGGTGATTTAAACATCACAGCCTTAGAACAAAGCCTGAATGAAATTATTGCTCGTCATGAAGTATTGCGGACTACTTTTTCGCTAGTAGATGGACAAGTATATCAGGCGATCGCACCTACTTTAAATGTGCAGTTACCTGTTATAGACTTATGTCATGTACCAGTAGCAGAACGTGCTGCTGAGGTGGAAAGACTAGCAATTATTGAATCACACCGCACCTTTGATTTAACTCAATTGCCTTTGCTGCGGTGTACTCTTTTACACCTAGATGAAAATGAACATATTGCCTTACTAACCATCCATCATATTGTTGCGGATGGGTGGTCAATGGGTGTATTGATCAAAGAGTTAGCCACTCTCTATACCGCCTTTTGTACAGGGGAAACCTCTTCATTACCAGAATTACAGATTCAGTATGCAGACTTCGCTATCTGGCAAAGAGAGTGGTTCCAGGGTGAAGTATTACAAACCCAACTTGATTATTGGCAGCAGCAATTACAAAACCTACCAATTTTAGAATTACCTACGGATTTTCCTCGTCCATCGCAGCGCACCTTTCGAGGTGCAAAACAAACCCTGATATTCAATCAACACCTGTCTCAAGCTATCAAACAATTGAGTAGCGAGAATGAAGTAACGCTGTTTATGACTGTGTTAGCTGGATTCCAATCTCTACTACATTGCTACACAAATCAGAATGATATTGTCGTTGGGACTGATGTTGCCAACCGCAACCAAACGGAAATAGAAGGATTAATTGGATTTTTTGTCAATCAATTAGTATTGCGGACTGATATGACAGGAAATCCCAGTTTTCGGGAATTGTTGGATAGAGTGCGCGATCGCACTTTATCAGCTTACACACATCAAGATTTACCTTTCGACAAATTAGTAGAAGTATTAAATCCAGAACGCGATTTTAGCCGTTCACCTTTGTTTCAAGTGAAATGTATTCTCCAAAATGCACCTATGCCGGTTTTAGAATTGCCAGGGTTAAGGCTCAATCTATTAGATATTGATAAAGAAATTGCTGAGTTTGACTTACTTTTAATCCTTACAGATACAGAGCAAGGATTAGTTGCTGATTTAAAATACAGCACAGATTTATTTAAAGCAACGACAGCATCTCAAATATTACAAAATCTGGAAATACTTATGAGTCGCATTGTGTCACAGCCTGATGTTAAATTGCTGGAGCTAAAGACTATGCTTATCGAAGCAAACAAACAACAGCGTGTTGTGCAAGAGCAAGAGTATCAACAGAGTCTGCAACAAAATTTAATAAACATTAAACGTAGGTCTAAGTAA
- a CDS encoding type 12 methyltransferase has protein sequence MTTKNRYAEYDSLASMYDDQGTQRHDIVVEQLEQLVLQHLPKPARILDICCGTGQIAQRLLQKGYQVTGIDSSEEMLRYARKNAPHAEFILEDARFFQFTSIFHAVISTDVGLNLINTLEELQSVFQNVYQALRENGIFIFDLYVEELCIEDWQTTKIQGEAKENNAWINQFDYDVETKIGCDRTTRFELIDGQWQRFNMTFNWKLYSVTDVKSALAKVGFTDIVFYDIKNDFGIESSGHIGCFVCRKS, from the coding sequence ATGACTACCAAAAATCGCTATGCAGAATATGATAGTTTAGCTTCTATGTACGATGACCAAGGTACACAGAGGCATGATATTGTCGTAGAGCAATTAGAACAATTAGTATTACAACATCTTCCAAAGCCAGCGCGTATTCTAGATATTTGTTGTGGTACAGGACAAATCGCCCAAAGACTTCTACAAAAAGGCTATCAAGTTACAGGTATTGATAGCTCAGAAGAAATGCTACGCTATGCCAGAAAAAATGCACCTCATGCAGAATTTATCTTAGAAGATGCCAGATTTTTTCAATTTACATCTATTTTTCATGCAGTCATTTCTACAGATGTCGGCCTTAACCTGATAAATACTCTGGAAGAATTACAAAGTGTTTTTCAAAACGTATATCAAGCATTACGAGAAAATGGTATATTCATATTCGACTTGTATGTAGAAGAACTGTGTATAGAAGATTGGCAGACTACTAAGATTCAAGGCGAAGCTAAAGAAAACAATGCCTGGATTAACCAGTTTGACTACGATGTAGAGACAAAAATAGGTTGCGATCGCACTACAAGATTTGAATTAATCGATGGTCAATGGCAACGCTTCAACATGACTTTTAACTGGAAGCTTTATTCTGTAACAGATGTTAAATCTGCTTTAGCAAAGGTAGGTTTTACAGATATTGTTTTTTACGATATCAAAAATGATTTTGGCATAGAATCATCAGGTCATATTGGCTGTTTTGTTTGTCGCAAAAGCTAA
- a CDS encoding taurine catabolism dioxygenase TauD/TfdA has translation MEELQKTSVNALPVFKRKSLKISAQDLIETEYFNQDKNFPLVIKSSVRKLDLAVWASTNRDFINTQLLKHGAILFRGFNIDAIAEFEQVIKAICFEAMEYRYRASPRTQVSDRIYTSTDYPADQSIFPHNEHAYSPSFPLKIFFFCVTPAQQGGETPVGSCREIFARIEPKIRERFIEKKVMYVRNFGDGFGLPWQTVFQTTEKAKVEEYCHIHDIKFEWKDGDRLRTRQIGPAVVKHPLTGELVWFNHATFFHVSTLEKNTREALLSGFKEEDLPTNTYYGDGSPIEPSVLASLREVYQQAMVSFPWQKGDILMLDNMLAVHGRAPFVGTRQVLVGMAEALNIKEL, from the coding sequence ATGGAAGAATTACAAAAAACTTCAGTTAATGCACTGCCAGTATTTAAGCGTAAATCGCTAAAAATATCTGCACAAGATTTAATCGAGACAGAATATTTCAATCAAGATAAAAACTTTCCTTTAGTGATAAAATCTTCTGTAAGAAAGTTAGATTTAGCAGTTTGGGCATCGACTAATCGAGATTTTATTAACACCCAGTTGTTGAAACATGGAGCGATTCTTTTTCGGGGTTTTAACATTGATGCCATAGCAGAATTTGAGCAAGTAATTAAAGCAATTTGCTTTGAAGCTATGGAATATCGCTATCGAGCTTCACCGCGGACTCAAGTGAGTGATCGAATCTATACTTCAACTGATTATCCAGCAGATCAAAGTATATTTCCCCATAATGAACATGCTTATTCTCCTAGCTTTCCGTTGAAGATATTCTTCTTTTGTGTGACCCCAGCACAGCAGGGAGGTGAAACACCAGTTGGTAGTTGTCGAGAAATTTTTGCGCGGATAGAACCCAAAATTCGAGAGCGTTTCATCGAAAAAAAAGTCATGTACGTGCGGAATTTTGGCGATGGTTTTGGCTTACCTTGGCAAACCGTATTTCAAACAACTGAAAAAGCAAAAGTAGAAGAATATTGCCATATTCATGATATAAAATTTGAATGGAAAGATGGCGATCGCTTAAGAACACGTCAAATTGGCCCAGCTGTTGTTAAACATCCCTTAACAGGTGAACTTGTCTGGTTTAATCATGCAACTTTTTTTCACGTTTCCACATTAGAAAAAAATACCCGCGAGGCATTACTATCAGGTTTTAAAGAAGAAGACTTACCAACTAATACATATTACGGTGATGGTTCGCCAATTGAGCCTTCAGTTTTAGCATCTCTGCGGGAAGTTTATCAGCAAGCAATGGTTAGTTTTCCTTGGCAGAAAGGGGACATTTTGATGTTAGACAATATGTTAGCAGTGCATGGACGCGCACCTTTTGTAGGGACACGACAAGTTTTAGTAGGAATGGCAGAAGCACTAAATATCAAAGAACTTTAG
- a CDS encoding amino acid adenylation domain-containing protein, which translates to MTTEVIEGFQLSPQQEHLWLLQQVTPSSAYFVKCSVLIEGNIETTKLVAALQTIVNRHEILRTTFKYVPGMMIPVQVISNANVSLNKQYHLDGDNSQVQAAKIAEIFQEFTQQNFDFEKNSPLQVSLANLSLIKHILFLGLPAVYGDAKTLRNLVDELSRLYANSKHIWTEPLQYADFSEWQHEFIKSAGAEIGREYWRKQDLSDILNFQLPFEKYVAESKEFKPEFLTLNINHNLKAHIAAIAQKYNTSISRFLLACWSVLLWRLTQQQNLLIGKVFEGRNFPELAEAMGLFAKSLPLTCHLTEKAKFTEILQQINETEQDIYKWQECFSWELITNKLAYYPVCFDFTDKYPKHTENNISFTIHNSSSCIERFKIKLDCVDKYDDLLTEFHYDSHLFDVEDIQRLLEQFSTLLSSVLKHPEAVISELEILSDRAKHQLIVEFNQTQTDYPKDKCIHQLIEYQAQQQPNNIAVEFDQQQLSYSQLNNQANQLANYLQKIGVIPGTLIGICFQRNLDMIVGILGILKAGGAYLPLDPTYPQERLAWILENSQTSVLLTQQALLEKLPTHQAQVICLDTDWEIITSQNQENLTLPITPHNLAYIIYTSGSTGKPKGVQITHRNLVHSTTARINYYQKPVTRFLLLSSFAFDSSVAGIFWTLCSGRTLVLPKEGLQLEIPKLVKLICENQISHLLSLPSLYALILQQAIPEQLASLEAIIVAGEICPSELVKLHQKYLPQAFLYNEYGPTEATVWSSVYLCQSQELTKIPIGKPIANTQIYILDANLHPVPIGVPGEIYLGGDGISLGYLNQPELTAQKFVNNPLIQEPNARLYKTGDLAQYRADGNIEFLGRIDRQVKIRGYRIEIGEIEEALKQHPLVREVVVIATEENLRLIAYIIPHQKTFPSSSEFRSFLMKNLPEHMVPSTFLMLKSLPVLPNGKVDYKALPQQVQIQLEETFVAPQSELEQMITNIWQEVLKVEKVGIHHNFFDLGGHSLLMVQIHTKLRTVLNRDISMVELFECPTISTLANHLSQHPEQPNLELNSDPVETRRESNQQQRQLRQQHRATIQ; encoded by the coding sequence ATGACTACAGAAGTAATTGAAGGTTTTCAGCTTTCGCCTCAACAAGAGCATTTATGGTTATTACAGCAAGTAACTCCAAGTTCAGCTTATTTTGTGAAATGTAGTGTTCTCATAGAGGGCAACATTGAAACCACTAAATTAGTTGCAGCTTTACAAACTATTGTGAATCGTCATGAAATTTTGCGGACAACATTTAAATATGTACCAGGAATGATGATTCCAGTACAAGTTATTTCTAATGCTAACGTCAGCTTAAATAAGCAATATCATCTAGATGGTGATAATTCTCAAGTACAAGCGGCTAAAATTGCCGAAATTTTTCAGGAATTTACTCAACAAAACTTTGACTTTGAAAAAAATTCACCTTTACAGGTATCCTTAGCCAACTTATCACTAATAAAGCATATATTGTTTCTGGGTTTACCTGCTGTTTATGGAGATGCAAAGACTCTCAGAAATTTAGTTGATGAACTCAGTCGTTTATATGCGAATAGTAAGCATATCTGGACAGAACCATTACAATATGCAGATTTCTCCGAATGGCAGCATGAATTCATTAAATCAGCAGGTGCAGAAATTGGCAGAGAATATTGGCGCAAGCAAGACTTATCAGATATTCTCAATTTCCAGTTACCCTTTGAGAAATATGTTGCTGAATCAAAAGAGTTTAAACCTGAGTTTTTGACCTTAAACATTAATCATAATTTAAAAGCTCATATTGCTGCGATCGCCCAAAAATATAATACTTCTATTTCTAGATTTTTACTGGCTTGTTGGTCAGTTTTACTCTGGCGTTTAACTCAACAACAAAATTTGCTAATTGGTAAAGTTTTTGAAGGTAGAAATTTCCCGGAATTAGCAGAAGCTATGGGGTTATTTGCTAAATCCTTACCACTTACTTGTCATTTGACAGAAAAAGCCAAATTTACAGAAATATTACAGCAAATAAACGAAACAGAACAAGATATTTATAAATGGCAAGAGTGTTTTTCTTGGGAATTAATCACCAATAAATTAGCTTATTACCCTGTATGTTTTGATTTTACAGATAAATATCCAAAACATACCGAAAATAACATATCTTTTACAATTCACAATTCTTCTAGTTGTATAGAACGATTTAAAATAAAGCTTGATTGCGTAGATAAGTATGATGATTTATTGACGGAATTTCATTATGATTCTCATTTGTTTGATGTAGAAGATATACAACGTTTATTAGAACAATTTTCTACATTATTATCAAGTGTATTAAAGCATCCAGAAGCGGTAATTAGTGAGTTGGAAATTTTAAGCGATCGCGCCAAGCACCAACTAATAGTTGAATTTAATCAAACTCAAACTGATTATCCTAAAGATAAATGTATTCACCAGTTAATTGAATACCAAGCCCAGCAGCAACCAAATAATATTGCTGTAGAGTTTGACCAGCAACAATTAAGCTACAGCCAACTAAATAATCAAGCTAATCAACTAGCAAATTACCTCCAAAAGATTGGCGTAATCCCAGGAACTTTAATTGGGATATGTTTCCAACGTAATCTAGATATGATTGTGGGGATTCTTGGAATTCTCAAAGCGGGCGGTGCATACCTACCGTTAGATCCAACTTATCCCCAAGAAAGATTAGCCTGGATTTTAGAAAATTCCCAAACCTCCGTTTTATTAACTCAACAAGCATTACTAGAAAAACTACCCACACACCAAGCACAGGTTATCTGTTTAGATACTGACTGGGAAATAATTACAAGCCAAAATCAAGAAAATCTCACACTACCAATTACGCCTCACAACTTAGCTTATATAATTTATACGTCTGGTTCTACAGGTAAACCCAAAGGCGTACAAATTACTCATCGCAATCTTGTTCATTCGACAACTGCTAGAATTAATTATTATCAAAAACCTGTCACCCGCTTTTTATTACTTTCATCCTTCGCCTTTGATAGTTCAGTCGCCGGGATTTTTTGGACACTTTGCAGTGGCAGAACTTTAGTATTACCAAAAGAAGGTTTGCAGCTAGAAATACCAAAACTAGTTAAGTTAATTTGCGAAAATCAGATTTCTCATCTTTTAAGTCTTCCTTCCCTTTATGCACTGATTTTACAACAAGCAATCCCAGAACAATTAGCATCGCTAGAAGCTATTATTGTGGCTGGTGAAATATGCCCCAGTGAGTTAGTCAAACTTCACCAAAAATATCTTCCCCAAGCTTTTTTATATAACGAATACGGACCCACAGAAGCAACTGTATGGAGCAGTGTTTATCTTTGCCAGTCTCAGGAATTAACAAAAATTCCTATTGGTAAGCCTATTGCTAATACTCAGATTTATATTTTAGATGCTAACCTTCATCCTGTCCCTATTGGTGTTCCTGGAGAAATTTATCTAGGTGGTGATGGTATTAGCTTAGGTTATCTCAACCAGCCAGAATTAACCGCCCAAAAATTCGTTAATAACCCATTAATTCAAGAGCCAAATGCACGCTTATATAAAACTGGAGATTTAGCTCAATACCGTGCAGATGGTAACATTGAATTTTTAGGACGAATTGATAGACAAGTAAAAATTCGCGGCTATCGGATTGAAATCGGAGAAATTGAAGAAGCTTTAAAACAACATCCTTTAGTGCGAGAAGTTGTAGTTATCGCCACCGAGGAAAATCTCCGTCTCATTGCCTATATCATTCCTCATCAAAAAACATTTCCTTCTAGTAGCGAATTTCGCAGCTTTTTGATGAAAAATTTGCCGGAACATATGGTGCCTTCTACCTTTTTAATGTTGAAGTCTTTGCCTGTATTACCTAATGGCAAAGTTGACTATAAAGCATTACCTCAACAGGTACAAATTCAACTTGAAGAAACATTTGTTGCTCCGCAGTCTGAACTAGAGCAAATGATTACCAATATCTGGCAAGAAGTACTAAAAGTTGAAAAAGTAGGCATCCATCATAATTTCTTCGACCTCGGCGGTCACTCCTTACTAATGGTACAAATTCATACCAAACTGCGTACAGTTTTAAACAGAGATATTTCAATGGTTGAATTATTTGAATGTCCCACAATCAGCACCTTGGCAAACCATTTAAGTCAGCACCCAGAACAGCCCAATTTAGAACTTAACTCCGACCCCGTTGAAACCCGCAGAGAATCAAATCAGCAACAAAGACAACTCAGACAACAACATCGAGCAACAATCCAGTAA